The candidate division TA06 bacterium DNA segment ATAAATGTTCAGCTCGTCGGACTCGACATTCTTTATTATGTCCAAAAGGTAGTTGGCATTGTACCCGATCTCCATTTCCTCTCCGCCATATTTAGCCGCCAGGCTTTCAAACGCCTCGCCAATGTCCGCAGTGCGGCTGGACAGATCAAGGGAGTCGGCCATGATATTCAGTTTAATCATGCTGGTGAAGGTGTCTGAAAAAACAGCTACCCGGCGCACCCCGGCCGCAAAAATCTCAGTATTCACGGTGACGATCCTGTCGTTGCTCCAGGGTATGAACTTGTCATATTCCGGATAGACTCCTTCGATGTGGCGGGCGAACAACTGGGTGTTGCCTAGTATGAACTGGGAATAATTTTCGTCAAACTTTACAATTATTTCCTGATCGCTTGATCCTATCATCTTGTTGACTAGGTTCAGCCCTTTGGGCGGGATCAACAGTTCGCTTTTCTGCGAGACCGGGGAGATCCGGCTTTCCATCAGGGCCAGGCGCCGGCCATCGGTAGTCACCACCCGCAGCTTGTCGCCATTGACCTGGAACAGCACTCCGCACAAGGCCGGACGGGAACTGTCGTTAGCCGCGGCAAATAGAGTCTTCTTGATGGCGCTTTGCAGCAGGGAAGCCAGAAGCTTGATCTGCTTGTCTTTTTTGATCTCCGGGATCTTGGGAAATTCGTCCTTGGGAATGCCGATCAGGTTAAAGCGGCTTTTGTCGCACTTGATGGCGATCTTGTTCTCGTTGACTTCTATATCCAGAGGCAAAGAAGGAAGCTGTTTTATAATTTCAAAGAACTGGCGGGCCGGGATGGTGATGGCCCCGGGGTTGGTTATCTTGGCCTCGGTCTCGGTGACAATGGCCACTTCCAGATCTGTGGCCGAGAATTTTATCTTGTCCTTGGTAGCCTCTAAAAGCACATTGGCCAAAACCGGAAAGGTGCTTTTGGTGGGAACCACTCCGATTATGCTTTGGAGACTGGAAAATATTTTGTCCTGATTGATGGAAATTTTCATTTTAAGATATCTCTCTTTGAATGTGAATGTTTCTTTAGATGATTAGTTTATTATGATATATCTAATTAATAGTAAAAGTCAATAGTAAAGTTGGTAAATCTTGGGATAAGTATAAAGGGTGCGCGTTATTGCTGATGGCAAGGGTGGTGATAGTATCTTGATGAAGCTTGAAAAGCAGGTTGACAACCGGCCCTTTTATCCACAGCAATCCACAACAAAAAATAAAAATAAAAATAATCCCCAAGCTATTCACCTTTTATAGTCCGGGTTATCAACTCAACCTGACGGGCGGTTTCCTGATCCTTAGAAATGTCTTTGATCATTTTGTCTATAGCGTGATGAACGGTGGAATGATCCTTGCCGCCAAAACGTTTGCCGATATCGTTCAAAGAAGACGGAGTAAGGGTCCGGGACAGATACATGGCAATATGACGTGGCAGCACCAGTTCCTTGGTGCGTTTGCTAGAGCGCAAAGCTTCGTCGCTGATGGAGAAATGGTTGGCCACCGCCCGCTGGATAGAATCGATAGAAATGCTTTTAGTTTTTTGGGAGATGATGTGTTTTAGGGCCTCCTTGGCCAGCGCCAGGGTCAGTTCCTGTTCGGCTACCGAAGCAAAAGCGGTGACCCGCACCAGTGATCCTTCCAGGTCCCGGATATTGGACTTGACCGCTTCGGCCATGAAAAAGATCACTTCATCGGGGACTTTTAAATTATCAATTTCGGCCTTCTTTTTAAGGATGGCGATCCTGGTCTCCAGGTCCGGGGACTGGATATCGGCCACCAGCCCGCTTTGAAAACGGGAGACCAGCCGTTCCTCCAGGTGGGAAATATCCTTGGGCGGGCGGTCCGAGGTCAGCACGATCTGTTTCCTGAAATCGTAAAGAGAATTGAAAGTGTGGAAGATCTCCTCCTGCATCCCCAGTCTTTCCGAAAG contains these protein-coding regions:
- the dnaN gene encoding DNA polymerase III subunit beta, with the translated sequence MKISINQDKIFSSLQSIIGVVPTKSTFPVLANVLLEATKDKIKFSATDLEVAIVTETEAKITNPGAITIPARQFFEIIKQLPSLPLDIEVNENKIAIKCDKSRFNLIGIPKDEFPKIPEIKKDKQIKLLASLLQSAIKKTLFAAANDSSRPALCGVLFQVNGDKLRVVTTDGRRLALMESRISPVSQKSELLIPPKGLNLVNKMIGSSDQEIIVKFDENYSQFILGNTQLFARHIEGVYPEYDKFIPWSNDRIVTVNTEIFAAGVRRVAVFSDTFTSMIKLNIMADSLDLSSRTADIGEAFESLAAKYGGEEMEIGYNANYLLDIIKNVESDELNIYLSAPLAAAIVRPSQEKDDNKLVYLIMPIRLPE
- the dnaA gene encoding chromosomal replication initiator protein DnaA, producing MSQQAQALWALAQEKIKERIGSGSYDTWLRPVKAAFMGDTSITLKVPNPFFIQWLEQHYMPFIKEALKETAQKELAVIFLAPNEPLKPSRTEKQLPPPLPVAIDNDSQLRERYTFDKFVIGKSNEFAHAAARAVAEAPGKVYNPYFIYGGVGLGKTHLTHAIGNFVRAKRPKAKIFYTPAENFMNEMVAAIQNRKILDFKNHYRNLDVLLIDDIQFLSERLGMQEEIFHTFNSLYDFRKQIVLTSDRPPKDISHLEERLVSRFQSGLVADIQSPDLETRIAILKKKAEIDNLKVPDEVIFFMAEAVKSNIRDLEGSLVRVTAFASVAEQELTLALAKEALKHIISQKTKSISIDSIQRAVANHFSISDEALRSSKRTKELVLPRHIAMYLSRTLTPSSLNDIGKRFGGKDHSTVHHAIDKMIKDISKDQETARQVELITRTIKGE